The region CTGGGATGGCACAGAGGGAAAATTCATTATTTTATGGATATCCCGGCTTTGGTAACCTACCATCCTTCAGCTTTATTAAGAAATCCGGAATGGAAAAAACCTGCCTGGGTGGACTTGCAGGAATTCCAGAAAGAATACGAAAAATTGCGTCTTGAAACTGTTCGCTAAGGGGTTCCAAAATTCCCTGCAATTACTAATCAATGATGTTCAGCTCTAAAAAATCCCCCTTCCCCATTTTTCTATTTCAGCTTCCTTTAGCTCTTCTCATCACCTTTCTTTTTGTTTTTTCGGCTTTAGGTTTGGAAGCCCGTTTTGCCATTTATGGCGATACCAGAAGCAATCCCGAAATTCATCGGCAAATAGTTCAGCAGATTGTTAATCACCAACCCGAGGCAACTTTTCATACCGGCGACTTGAACAGTTCGGGCAAAACGCAAAAAGAGTATGACAATTTTTTGCAGATTATCTCTCCCTTATGCCAATTTAATCGTTTCTTTCCAGCACGCGGTAATCACGAAAAAGACCTTGCCCTGTTTTTGCAGAATTTTCCTTATCTGAATGGCAGTTCATATTACACCGTTTATCAGGATAGCATTCGCTTCATCATTCTGGATAGTGTTTTAGACCTTTCCCCGGGCTCCGCACAATTCAATTGGCTGCAAAAACAGCTAAAAGTGGATATCCCTTCCCTGCTTATTTTACATCACCCGGTTTTTTCTTCCGGAGAGCATAGCGACGAGCTTGGTTTGCAGCTTTTTTTGCCTGAACTTTTGCAAAATTCATCCGTGAAAGCTGTCTTCAGTGCCCACGATCATAATTACGAGCGTTCTGAATTTAAG is a window of Candidatus Cloacimonas sp. DNA encoding:
- a CDS encoding metallophosphoesterase gives rise to the protein MMFSSKKSPFPIFLFQLPLALLITFLFVFSALGLEARFAIYGDTRSNPEIHRQIVQQIVNHQPEATFHTGDLNSSGKTQKEYDNFLQIISPLCQFNRFFPARGNHEKDLALFLQNFPYLNGSSYYTVYQDSIRFIILDSVLDLSPGSAQFNWLQKQLKVDIPSLLILHHPVFSSGEHSDELGLQLFLPELLQNSSVKAVFSAHDHNYERSEFKGITYIVTGGGGAPLRENKHENPYSLVLIKTYHYLIGEREGKSIIFKVYGLDHNIIDSFTLKDM